AAACACTTACCAGGGCTCGGGAAAACTGCTCGGCAAAAAGGCGATCGTCACCGGCGGAGACAGCGGCATCGGGCGTGCCGTCGCGATCGCCTTCGCCCGCGAAGGCGCCGACGTACTGATCGCGTATCTCAACGAGGACGACGACGCGCGCGACGTGGCCCGCTACGTCACCAACGCCGGACGCAAATGCGTCCTGGTGCCCGGCGATCTCTCCGACGCCGCCCACTGCCGTGCCGTGGTGGACCGGGCGGTGCAGGAATTGGGCGGCGTGGACATCCTGGTCAACAACGCCGCGTATCAGATGATGCACAAGAGCCTCGACGAGATCAGCGACGAGGAATGGGATTACACCTTCCGGCTCAACGTGGGCGCCTATTTCTACCTCGTCAAGGCGGCCCTGCCGTTCATGAACGCCGGCTCGTCGATCATCGGCAGTTCATCGGTCAACTC
The sequence above is drawn from the Mycobacterium marseillense genome and encodes:
- a CDS encoding SDR family oxidoreductase, whose product is MGFTAQQQSVPGVQAQMDPIPDCGENTYQGSGKLLGKKAIVTGGDSGIGRAVAIAFAREGADVLIAYLNEDDDARDVARYVTNAGRKCVLVPGDLSDAAHCRAVVDRAVQELGGVDILVNNAAYQMMHKSLDEISDEEWDYTFRLNVGAYFYLVKAALPFMNAGSSIIGSSSVNSDTPNPTLAPYAATKAAIANFSASLAQLLGEKGIRVNSVAPGPIWTPLIPSTMPPDSVESFGDNVPLGRAGQPAELASIYVLLASDDASYISGARVAVTGGRPIL